One genomic window of Tachypleus tridentatus isolate NWPU-2018 chromosome 12, ASM421037v1, whole genome shotgun sequence includes the following:
- the LOC143233955 gene encoding uncharacterized protein LOC143233955, translating to MAAPSQLEEPLKSNTAYNREFQEDRCHSESEKQKKYLNQEKQSPVTPPDGGFGVISPTLSKEFTEADNSDDRERHHDGYDGDYLSYEEETDGNSFSNESNDIRNEDEHSDPLGQLQNVLEKNTLLVSKLDFSTVTLTPTNISAPVNGSEDGTPSSLCKDGVTGASSSLGKDGVTGTLSSLGKDGVPGEVYQCHLCSYSAASKFHFNCHLNTHFDYKCPFCDYICKTEGSLKFHVNDLHSEVSQGNWNGKRVPRKEESLSDLGSNNPSRIPSGKVRHYRCKQCNFVSVTKTLFWEHSKSHIKTEKLLNCPKCPFVTEYKHHLEYHLRNHFGSKPFKCSKCNYSCVNKSMLSSHMKSHSNIYQYKCADCSYATKYCHSLKLHLRKYIHKPATVLNIDGTPNPYPVIDVYGTRRGPRSKKQKTDDQQYPPSSHQSPVFSTAYMPPSIAQSTVTYPSMPTVMPSSLGLPFMYPPQVMTGPNTKLFICSPSLHKTLPHPNGSSPTSATKSEIKWPSPCEASSSNWKCNMCDFTTEVKDLFSKHMLLHIAMENEDLCKLYGITSETLKQIQAQHKINGMQSAEDIKSDRELQKDDHKPSYENSKKLGKKTLCVSNPLAEDLTKIISMPVFSSEISKSKVPSPLSRVNNSPTSASSILTNQQNGQLVTTPIQQAQLPSGTFLFPNEPSVFKPDIHFPLDLSSYNSSTKLQQTSSFPDTSNSTFYSTLSQTQTVYTHAQSFPVPGYLSCLPTPHSAISQTVNSQLVSPHSSAQQRSSLQPPSHSSPQDLSQTTSSNESLNTTNLPTSTQLQIPSPTPRNRRKGKAVKLERFQFTIEEKYCSKQEMDMDDGIEDDKCLTAWISKESISRNPSDNINVISVPTYKPYNGNDSPPPLHPKNLQSKQISEEKTSSLIESVRPVSKITTLSEVVGINRPISVKPLEIARVINQPISYPRQMSSLFFGCNGLNATHNRNVITSPGPYFSFPYHNFAMTSSIPERSLCPPLQTLQSSEENETERPSSRSEEIKSRWQDAYTCSYCDMAFQDCVMYTVHMGYHGYQDPFTCNMCGQQNKDKVSFFLHIARSAHE from the coding sequence ATGGCAGCTCCATCTCAGCTGGAAGAGCCGCTGAAGTCAAATACAGCGTATAACAGAGAGTTTCAAGAAGACAGATGTCACTCTGAGAGcgaaaagcaaaaaaaataccTAAATCAAGAAAAACAGTCTCCAGTCACTCCACCAGACGGCGGTTTTGGTGTGATCTCACCAACTTTATCCAAAGAATTTACAGAAGCAGATAACAGCGATGACAGAGAAAGACATCATGATGGCTACGATGGAGATTATTTATCTTACGAAGAGGAGACTGACGGAAACTCCTTCAGTAACGAATCTAACGACATCAGAAACGAAGATGAGCACTCAGATCCATTGGGTCAGCTTCAGAATGTGCTAGAGAAGAACACCTTGCTTGTCTCGAAACTTGACTTCTCTACAGTTACCCTTACACCAACCAATATCTCAGCTCCTGTCAATGGCAGCGAAGATGGGACTCCCTCCTCCTTATGTAAGGATGGGGTCACTGGGGCTTCCTCCTCCTTGGGCAAAGATGGGGTCACTGGGACTCTCTCCTCTTTGGGTAAAGATGGGGTACCTGGAGAAGTGTACCAATGTCATTTGTGTAGCTATTCCGCAGCCTCCAAATTTCACTTTAATTGTCACTTGAACACCCACTTTGATTATAAATGCCCATTTTGTGATTATATTTGTAAGACCGAGGGCAGCCTTAAGTTTCATGTAAACGATCTTCACTCAGAAGTCTCACAGGGTAATTGGAATGGAAAGCGAGTCCCAAGAAAGGAAGAAAGCCTCAGTGATTTAGGTTCAAACAATCCCTCTAGGATACCATCTGGAAAAGTTCGCCATTATCGTTGCAAACAATGTAACTTCGTTTCTGTAACAAAGACCCTCTTCTGGGAACATAGTAAATCACATATCAAAACCGAGAAACTCCTTAACTGTCCCAAGTGTCCTTTTGTAACTGAGTACAAGCATCATCTGGAATATCATCTCCGGAACCACTTTGGTTCCAAACCTTTTAAGTGCTCAAAGTGCAACTACAGCTGTGTAAACAAATCCATGCTAAGCAGCCACATGAAATCCCACTCCAACATCTACCAGTATAAGTGTGCCGATTGTTCCTATGCAACCAAGTATTGCCACAGTCTTAAGCTTCACTTGCGGAAATACATACATAAACCTGCTACAGTTCTGAATATTGATGGAACTCCGAATCCTTATCCAGTCATAGATGTATATGGAACCCGTCGAGGACCAAGGTcgaagaaacagaaaacagatgACCAGCAATATCCTCCATCATCGCATCAGAGCCCAGTGTTCTCCACTGCTTATATGCCGCCTTCTATAGCACAATCAACTGTCACTTACCCTAGCATGCCTACAGTAATGCCTTCTTCCCTGGGTCTTCCATTTATGTATCCTCCTCAAGTTATGACTGGCCCtaatacaaaactatttatatGTTCACCTTCATTGCACAAAACATTACCACACCCAAATGGGTCATCTCCAACATCAGCTACCAAATCAGAAATTAAATGGCCTAGCCCCTGTGAGGCTAGTTCAAGTAACTGGAAGTGTAACATGTGTGATTTCACTACAGAAGTTAAAGACTTATTTAGCAAACACATGCTTTTGCACATAGCTATGGAGAACGAAGACCTGTGCAAACTGTATGGTATTACTTCAGAAACCCTGAAGCAAATACAGGCTCAGCATAAGATAAATGGAATGCAGAGTGCAGAAGATATTAAAAGTGACCGAGAACTCCAGAAAGACGATCATAAACCAAGTTACGAAAATAGCAAAAAACTCGGGAAAAAAACACTTTGTGTTTCAAATCCTTTAGCAGAAGACTTGACTAAGATTATTTCAATGCCAGTGTTCTCTTCTGAAATCAGCAAATCAAAGGTGCCTTCCCCTCTGTCTCGGGTAAATAACAGTCCCACTTCCGCTTCTTCCATATTGACCAATCAACAGAATGGTCAGTTAGTAACTACTCCTATCCAGCAGGCTCAGCTGCCTTCTGGAACATTCCTCTTTCCAAACGAACCTTCTGTGTTTAAACCAGATATTCACTTTCCTCTGGATTTGAGCAGTTATAATAGTTCTACAAAACTTCAGCAAACCAGCTCTTTCCCAGATACTTCGAATTCAACATTTTATTCCACTTTGTCACAAACACAAACTGTTTACACACATGCCCAATCTTTCCCGGTACCTGGCTACTTGTCTTGCTTACCTACTCCACATTCAGCTATTTCCCAGACTGTTAATTCACAGCTAGTTTCTCCTCATTCAAGTGCACAACAGAGGAGCTCTTTGCAGCCCCCATCCCATTCTTCTCCTCAAGATCTTTCCCAAACAACTTCATCTAATGAATCTCTTAATACAACGAATCTTCCCACCTCCACTCAGTTACAGATTCCATCTCCTACTCCTCGTAATCGCAGAAAAGGGAAGGCTGTAAAGTTAGAACGCTTCCAATTTACTATTGAGGAGAAGTACTGTTCCAAACAGGAAATGGACATGGATGACGGCATAGAAGATGACAAATGTCTGACAGCTTGGATATCAAAAGAATCCATTTCACGGAATCCCTCAGATAACATAAATGTGATCTCAGTACCTACCTACAAACCGTACAATGGTAACGATTCTCCTCCACCACTTCATCCAAAAAACCTTCAATCCAAACAAATATCAGAAGAGAAGACGTCATCTCTAATAGAGTCTGTTCGACCAGTTTCTAAAATCACCACTTTATCAGAAGTGGTTGGAATAAATAGGCCAATTTCAGTCAAGCCTTTGGAAATTGCCAGGGTGATCAATCAGCCCATTTCGTATCCTCGGCAGATGTCGTCTTTATTCTTTGGATGTAATGGACTAAATGCAACGCACAACAGAAATGTGATAACCTCGCCTGGTCCCTACTTCAGTTTTCCGTATCATAACTTTGCTATGACTAGTAGCATCCCAGAGAGATCCCTATGTCCACCCCTTCAAACTCTTCAATCTTCTGAGGAAAATGAAACCGAAAGGCCCAGCTCCAGAAGTGAAGAAATAAAGTCCAGATGGCAAGATGCTTACACTTGTAGCTACTGCGATATGGCCTTCCAAGACTGTGTTATGTACACCGTACACATGGGTTATCATGGCTACCAAGACCCCTTTACGTGCAACATGTGTGGCCAACAGAACAAGGACAAAGTTTCGTTTTTTCTACACATTGCTCGGTCTGCTCATGAGTGA